A stretch of Saccharothrix texasensis DNA encodes these proteins:
- a CDS encoding Asp23/Gls24 family envelope stress response protein, producing MAAHAVRLVPGAEPSAAVRVAEAGDDLELGVKLALRYPAPVRTAAADVRRHVTEEVERITGYRVRSVAVTVSALSAETRPRVV from the coding sequence GTGGCGGCGCACGCCGTCCGGCTCGTGCCCGGCGCGGAGCCGAGCGCGGCGGTCAGGGTCGCCGAGGCGGGCGACGACCTGGAGCTCGGGGTCAAGCTGGCGTTGCGCTACCCGGCTCCCGTGCGCACGGCCGCCGCCGACGTCCGGCGGCACGTCACCGAGGAAGTCGAGCGGATCACCGGCTACCGGGTCCGGTCGGTGGCCGTGACGGTGTCCGCGCTGAGCGCCGAGACCCGGCCGAGGGTGGTGTAG
- a CDS encoding ATP-dependent DNA ligase, producing MALPLTPPVQPMLATAVDKIPTGADLVFEPKWDGYRCLVFRDGDEVFLQSRSGKPLNRYFPEAEAALRRTLPQRIVVDGELVVAKDDKLDFDALSERIHPAESRVRLLAEQTPASFVAFDVLALGDELLLERPCTERRSTLEGLITPGDGLYLTPATTDGDLAAQWFELFEGAGLDGVMGKPAAGEYTPGKRSMIKVKHARTAECVVAGLRWHKDTEPGTAVGSLLLGLHDEAGVLHHVGVVGSFKAAERRALAEEFTGLITTGEHPWLVEPDGRRLPGEINRWRGKHADWVPLRPERVLEIAYSQTEGGAPARLRHNGQFRRWRPDRDPASCGYDQLDQPARYDVESVLRGEVRPA from the coding sequence GTGGCTCTCCCGTTGACCCCTCCCGTGCAGCCGATGCTGGCGACCGCGGTGGACAAGATCCCGACCGGCGCGGACCTCGTGTTCGAGCCCAAGTGGGACGGCTACCGCTGCCTGGTGTTCCGCGACGGCGACGAGGTGTTCCTCCAGTCGCGCAGCGGCAAGCCGCTCAACCGGTACTTCCCGGAGGCGGAGGCCGCGCTGCGGCGCACCCTGCCGCAGCGGATCGTGGTCGACGGCGAGCTCGTCGTGGCCAAGGACGACAAGCTGGACTTCGACGCGCTGTCCGAGCGGATCCACCCGGCGGAGAGCCGCGTGCGGCTGCTGGCGGAGCAGACGCCGGCGAGCTTCGTGGCGTTCGACGTGCTGGCCCTGGGCGACGAGCTGCTGCTGGAGCGGCCCTGCACGGAGCGCCGGTCCACGCTGGAGGGCCTGATCACGCCCGGCGACGGCCTCTACCTCACCCCCGCGACCACCGACGGCGACCTGGCGGCGCAGTGGTTCGAGCTGTTCGAGGGCGCGGGGCTGGACGGCGTCATGGGCAAGCCCGCGGCCGGCGAGTACACGCCCGGCAAGCGCTCCATGATCAAGGTCAAGCACGCCCGCACCGCCGAGTGCGTGGTGGCCGGACTGCGCTGGCACAAGGACACCGAACCGGGCACGGCGGTCGGCTCGCTGCTGCTCGGCCTGCACGACGAGGCGGGCGTCCTGCACCACGTCGGCGTCGTGGGCTCGTTCAAGGCGGCCGAGCGGCGGGCGCTGGCCGAGGAGTTCACGGGCCTCATCACCACCGGCGAGCACCCGTGGCTGGTGGAGCCCGACGGCCGCCGACTGCCCGGCGAGATCAACCGGTGGCGCGGCAAGCACGCCGACTGGGTGCCGTTGCGGCCCGAACGCGTGCTGGAGATCGCGTACTCGCAGACCGAGGGCGGCGCACCCGCCCGGCTGCGGCACAACGGCCAGTTCCGGCGCTGGCGGCCCGACCGCGACCCGGCGTCGTGCGGCTACGACCAGCTCGACCAGCCCGCGCGCTACGACGTGGAATCGGTGCTGCGAGGCGAAGTTCGCCCCGCGTGA
- a CDS encoding alpha/beta fold hydrolase: MALSALAACSAGPSTRPVIAVRGDGEQPSAATVPSGSREVPPLESYETPGLSWSSCTDSARARMGASAPAGAWEYECSQLTVRLDVPSRPGRGNLGMSLLRVGTGGSPLVVVGEAGGEPGTLKAARLAASLPATVLSTFTLIGVDRRGTGESDPVQCVPDAARVGIVEADPGAESNEDLVDAYTLASRECVLDMENRLPGVDSWRASADLEQLREAMGVPHLNAIGFGEGSRVLTLYASRFPDRIGRMVFDGAPDPTLDATAVAQTRAVAADETFSAFQKDCVVRGCPLGAGATDRYKALLDALRDKPLRGGDFDLTPGTATEAVLAGLADRSRWGALAEAIVAAEGGDGAKLSAFVEPLLLEQDEDPPRIDAGIITACNDTTNRVPPERVAGLTEDWRAKHPLFGAYFARKLLACGPFPVPQAVKVPRLVGAPPMLVLTTAADPVTPREGAERAAQALPAGVVVGWQGGGHGALGQSACATKAAEEFLVEAKAPSSGTVCPP, translated from the coding sequence GTGGCTCTGAGCGCGCTGGCCGCGTGCAGCGCGGGTCCGTCGACCCGGCCGGTGATCGCCGTGCGCGGTGACGGCGAGCAGCCGTCGGCCGCCACCGTCCCGTCCGGTTCCCGCGAGGTCCCGCCGCTGGAGAGCTACGAGACGCCCGGGCTGTCCTGGTCGTCGTGCACGGACTCGGCCCGCGCCCGGATGGGCGCTTCGGCGCCGGCGGGCGCGTGGGAGTACGAGTGCTCGCAGCTCACCGTGCGGCTGGACGTGCCGAGCCGACCCGGGCGGGGCAACCTGGGCATGTCGCTGCTGCGCGTGGGCACGGGCGGCAGTCCGCTGGTGGTGGTCGGCGAGGCGGGCGGCGAGCCGGGGACGTTGAAGGCGGCGCGGCTGGCGGCGAGCCTGCCCGCGACGGTGCTGAGCACGTTCACGCTCATCGGCGTCGACCGGCGGGGCACCGGCGAGTCGGACCCCGTGCAGTGCGTGCCGGACGCGGCGCGGGTCGGGATCGTGGAAGCCGACCCGGGCGCGGAGTCGAACGAGGACTTGGTCGACGCCTACACGTTGGCGAGCCGCGAGTGCGTGCTCGACATGGAGAACCGGTTGCCCGGGGTGGACTCGTGGCGCGCGTCGGCGGACCTCGAGCAGCTGCGCGAGGCGATGGGCGTGCCGCACCTCAACGCCATCGGTTTCGGCGAGGGCTCGCGGGTGTTGACGTTGTACGCGTCGCGGTTCCCGGACCGGATCGGGCGGATGGTGTTCGACGGCGCGCCGGACCCGACGTTGGACGCGACGGCCGTGGCGCAGACGCGGGCGGTGGCGGCGGACGAGACGTTCTCGGCGTTCCAGAAGGACTGCGTGGTCCGCGGGTGCCCGTTGGGCGCGGGTGCGACCGACCGGTACAAGGCGTTGCTGGACGCGTTGCGGGACAAGCCGTTGCGCGGCGGTGACTTCGACCTCACGCCGGGCACCGCCACGGAGGCCGTGCTGGCGGGCTTGGCGGACCGGTCGCGGTGGGGCGCGCTGGCCGAGGCGATCGTGGCCGCTGAGGGGGGCGACGGCGCCAAGCTGAGCGCCTTCGTCGAGCCGCTGCTGCTGGAGCAGGACGAGGACCCGCCGCGCATCGACGCCGGGATCATCACTGCTTGTAATGACACGACGAACCGCGTGCCGCCCGAACGAGTGGCCGGTTTGACGGAGGACTGGCGCGCCAAGCATCCCCTGTTCGGCGCCTACTTCGCCCGCAAGCTGCTGGCCTGCGGCCCGTTCCCGGTGCCGCAGGCGGTGAAGGTGCCGAGACTGGTGGGCGCCCCGCCGATGCTCGTGCTGACCACGGCCGCCGACCCCGTCACCCCTCGTGAGGGCGCGGAACGGGCCGCGCAGGCACTGCCGGC
- a CDS encoding EamA family transporter, with protein MPERRLHRSGPVALAAKAFGAIPPPALVLLGVVSVQIGAAVAKQLFTLAGAAGTVTLRLVLAAAILLVVWRPSLRLDRRTYAVVLGYGLVLGAMNLSFYQAIKHIPLGAAVTIEFLGPLAVAVIGSRRWLDGVWALLAAAGVLLLTRVDGGLALPGVLFAAGAGACWAGYILLTAALGSRTSDGKGLALAMVVGAAVALPFGVAEAGTMLLDPVVLVAGGAVALLSSVIPYSLELEALRKIPPRVFGILMSLEPAVAALAGLVLLHEALHPAQWVAVFCVVLASVGATRTAGPDV; from the coding sequence ATCCCCGAACGCAGGCTCCACCGGTCGGGGCCGGTCGCGCTCGCCGCCAAGGCGTTCGGCGCGATACCGCCGCCCGCCCTCGTGCTGTTGGGCGTGGTCAGCGTGCAGATCGGCGCCGCGGTGGCCAAGCAGCTGTTCACCCTGGCCGGCGCGGCGGGCACGGTCACGCTGAGGCTGGTGCTGGCCGCCGCCATCCTGCTGGTGGTGTGGCGGCCGTCGCTGCGGCTGGACCGCCGCACGTACGCGGTGGTCCTCGGCTACGGGCTGGTGCTCGGCGCGATGAACCTCAGCTTCTACCAGGCGATCAAGCACATCCCGCTCGGCGCGGCGGTCACCATCGAGTTCCTCGGCCCGCTGGCGGTGGCCGTGATCGGCTCCCGGCGCTGGCTGGACGGCGTGTGGGCGCTGCTCGCGGCGGCCGGCGTGCTGCTGCTGACCAGGGTCGACGGCGGCTTGGCGCTGCCCGGCGTGCTGTTCGCAGCAGGCGCGGGTGCGTGCTGGGCCGGCTACATCCTGCTGACCGCGGCGCTGGGCAGCCGCACGTCCGACGGCAAGGGCCTGGCGCTGGCGATGGTGGTCGGCGCGGCGGTGGCGCTGCCGTTCGGCGTGGCCGAGGCGGGCACGATGCTGCTCGACCCCGTGGTGCTCGTCGCGGGCGGCGCGGTGGCGCTGCTGTCGTCGGTGATCCCGTACTCGCTGGAGCTGGAGGCGCTGCGCAAGATCCCGCCGCGCGTGTTCGGCATCCTGATGAGCCTGGAGCCGGCGGTCGCCGCGCTGGCCGGGTTGGTCCTGCTGCACGAGGCGCTGCACCCGGCGCAGTGGGTCGCGGTGTTCTGCGTCGTGCTGGCGTCGGTGGGCGCGACCCGGACCGCGGGACCCGACGTGTGA
- a CDS encoding alkaline shock response membrane anchor protein AmaP, translating into MNRSNRTERVMAAVLGVLALLVGGAAVVLHRLAVDRPVLDPVVLDWARRHLLPVRLGLIALGLLAVVLGLRWAWRAVRPERHPDLLLDDVVVTAKALAAAVRADAEQVHGVAGAKVSVVGRPALRLRLTLRHGADVHRVWRELDGRVVSRARAALGVEVLPTAVRLDLAKRERHRVHRAGPPGRMAGWLSR; encoded by the coding sequence GTGAACCGCTCGAACCGCACCGAACGCGTGATGGCCGCCGTGCTCGGCGTGCTCGCCCTCCTGGTCGGCGGCGCCGCCGTCGTGCTGCACCGCTTGGCCGTCGACCGGCCGGTGCTGGACCCGGTCGTGCTCGACTGGGCCCGGCGGCACCTGCTGCCCGTCCGGCTCGGGCTGATCGCGCTCGGCCTGCTGGCCGTCGTGCTCGGGCTGCGGTGGGCGTGGCGCGCGGTCCGCCCCGAACGGCACCCCGACCTGCTGCTGGACGACGTGGTCGTCACGGCCAAGGCGCTGGCGGCGGCGGTGCGCGCGGACGCCGAGCAGGTGCACGGCGTGGCCGGCGCGAAGGTGTCCGTGGTGGGCAGGCCCGCGTTGCGGCTGCGGCTCACGCTGCGGCACGGCGCGGACGTGCACCGGGTGTGGCGGGAGCTGGACGGCCGGGTGGTGTCGCGGGCCCGCGCCGCGCTCGGCGTGGAGGTCCTCCCGACCGCGGTGCGGCTCGATCTGGCCAAGAGGGAGCGCCATCGCGTGCATCGGGCCGGTCCACCCGGCAGGATGGCCGGGTGGCTCTCCCGTTGA
- a CDS encoding DUF6286 domain-containing protein, producing the protein MRVLLRVLSPLLGVALAGAGALLVVVVARQWSGRGWPPWPDWSWADRPVLPIGACLAVGGLFLLVVASRAGVSQVPLDDPADGVRVVTTPTSLARVVGHRVRAEDGVADVAVTASRRRVRVRVTSRLHGEASLRPRLLEVARGAVDDLPMSARPKVSVVVISPKDCSIPPKDLRSSPEDRDATPEDRDATPEDRP; encoded by the coding sequence GTGCGAGTCCTGCTGCGGGTGCTGTCGCCGTTGCTCGGGGTGGCGTTGGCCGGTGCGGGCGCGCTGCTGGTCGTCGTGGTCGCCCGGCAGTGGTCCGGGCGCGGGTGGCCGCCGTGGCCGGACTGGTCCTGGGCGGACCGGCCGGTCCTGCCGATCGGCGCCTGCCTGGCCGTCGGCGGGCTGTTCCTGCTGGTCGTGGCGTCCCGGGCGGGGGTGTCGCAGGTGCCGCTGGACGACCCGGCCGACGGCGTGCGGGTGGTGACCACGCCGACGTCGTTGGCCCGCGTGGTCGGGCACCGGGTGCGCGCGGAGGACGGCGTGGCGGACGTGGCGGTCACCGCGTCGCGGCGCAGGGTGCGGGTCCGGGTGACGAGCCGGCTGCACGGCGAGGCGTCGTTGCGGCCGCGGCTGCTGGAGGTGGCCCGGGGCGCGGTGGACGACCTGCCGATGTCCGCGCGGCCGAAGGTGTCGGTCGTCGTCATCTCGCCGAAGGACTGCTCGATCCCGCCGAAGGACCTCCGCTCCTCACCCGAGGACCGCGACGCCACGCCGGAGGACCGCGACGCCACGCCGGAGGACCGACCGTGA